From Verrucomicrobiia bacterium, the proteins below share one genomic window:
- the rnr gene encoding ribonuclease R: MEDKVLKLLSQPQYTPLNVPELLRALGLARNQQQALQKTLAALERSGRIARMKGNRFGRATDADLVPGCIRINRQGKGFLEADDPKAPEIVVPGFATSTAMNGDRVLVRRDVPRQGRGSQPPGEVTGKVIRILERQRTQLVGTLQRGAQFLYVIPDDPRLPHDIYVPTPKDVGRQPNLGDKVVVELHEWKSPNTNPEGEIIEVLGAPDEEGVDMLSVLRQYNLPLHFPKKVLQEARANGTEVSAQDLTGRTDCRTHQVVTIDPDDAKDFDDAICLRPAPNQQWKLWVHIADVSHYVKPGTPLDAEALKRGNSTYLVDRVIPMLPEALSNELCSLKPNVDRLTKCVEFLLSAEGQVLRANFYPAVIRSQCRFTYREVLAVLQRAPVGPVEKMVHDANQMAQRIRRARMKAGSLELDFPESKIRLDESGKVTRIEKIENDISHQLIEEYMLLANEAVAGRLMALNRPAVYRIHEPPDDKRLQEYRQDVLSHHIACGNLSNRLEVQKLLQKLSTLPIGQALKIGFLKSLMRARYAVEPLGHYGLAKKKYTHFTSPIRRYADLVVHRALFQKPGQPIASQSLAEVTARISDTERNSADAERDSKDVKLFAFLSKQLESGQPLRYPALVTDVRNFGFFVDVSGLAMSGLVPLSTLADDFFQFDTNRNQLVGRRTRRVIKLGDQVEVQVAKVDRFKKQVDFRLAGTARASTESFSKPRRDKFQRRR; encoded by the coding sequence ATGGAAGACAAGGTCTTGAAATTACTCAGCCAGCCGCAATACACGCCACTCAACGTGCCGGAGTTATTGCGCGCACTCGGGTTGGCTCGCAATCAGCAGCAGGCCCTTCAAAAAACTCTCGCCGCACTCGAACGCTCCGGACGCATCGCCCGCATGAAAGGCAATCGCTTCGGGCGCGCCACGGATGCCGATCTAGTGCCCGGATGCATCCGCATCAATCGCCAGGGCAAAGGTTTTTTGGAAGCCGATGATCCCAAGGCGCCGGAAATTGTCGTGCCCGGTTTTGCCACGTCCACGGCGATGAACGGCGACCGCGTGCTCGTGCGGCGAGATGTGCCGCGGCAAGGTCGTGGATCGCAGCCACCGGGAGAAGTCACGGGCAAGGTGATTCGCATCCTTGAACGCCAGCGTACCCAACTTGTCGGCACGTTGCAGCGTGGCGCACAATTTCTCTACGTGATCCCCGATGACCCGCGCCTTCCGCACGATATTTACGTGCCGACACCCAAGGATGTTGGCCGTCAGCCAAATTTGGGCGACAAGGTGGTGGTGGAATTGCATGAATGGAAATCGCCGAATACAAATCCCGAAGGTGAAATCATTGAAGTGCTCGGCGCGCCGGATGAAGAAGGCGTGGACATGCTGTCCGTCCTGCGTCAATACAATCTGCCGCTGCATTTTCCGAAAAAAGTTTTGCAGGAAGCACGCGCGAATGGCACAGAGGTAAGCGCGCAGGATTTAACTGGCCGCACTGATTGTCGTACGCATCAAGTGGTGACGATTGATCCTGATGACGCCAAGGATTTTGACGATGCCATTTGCCTCCGGCCCGCGCCCAATCAGCAATGGAAACTCTGGGTGCACATCGCCGACGTTTCTCATTACGTCAAACCCGGTACGCCGCTCGACGCGGAGGCCCTCAAACGCGGCAATTCCACGTATCTTGTTGACCGCGTCATTCCGATGCTGCCTGAAGCCTTGAGCAATGAACTTTGTTCGCTCAAGCCGAACGTGGATCGCCTGACCAAGTGCGTCGAATTTCTTTTGTCCGCCGAAGGCCAGGTATTGCGGGCAAATTTTTACCCGGCAGTCATTCGCTCGCAATGCCGCTTTACTTATCGCGAAGTTCTGGCGGTTCTACAACGCGCGCCGGTTGGCCCCGTCGAAAAAATGGTTCACGATGCCAATCAGATGGCGCAACGCATCCGCCGCGCCCGCATGAAGGCCGGCTCGTTGGAACTGGATTTTCCTGAAAGCAAGATTCGCCTCGATGAAAGCGGAAAGGTCACCCGCATCGAAAAAATAGAGAATGATATTTCACATCAACTTATCGAGGAATACATGCTCCTCGCTAATGAGGCGGTCGCGGGACGCTTGATGGCGCTGAATCGCCCGGCAGTCTATCGCATCCACGAACCGCCCGATGACAAACGGCTTCAGGAATATCGCCAGGACGTGCTCAGTCATCACATTGCTTGTGGAAATTTGAGCAACCGGCTCGAAGTCCAAAAACTGTTGCAAAAGCTTTCCACACTGCCTATCGGCCAGGCTTTGAAAATCGGGTTTTTGAAATCGCTCATGCGGGCGCGCTATGCGGTGGAACCACTCGGGCATTACGGTCTCGCGAAAAAGAAATATACGCATTTCACTTCACCGATTCGCCGTTACGCGGACCTGGTGGTGCATCGGGCACTTTTTCAAAAGCCCGGACAGCCGATTGCAAGTCAATCGCTCGCGGAAGTTACGGCGCGCATTTCGGATACTGAGCGCAATTCCGCCGATGCCGAGCGCGACAGCAAAGACGTCAAGTTGTTTGCCTTTTTGAGCAAGCAACTGGAATCCGGCCAGCCGCTGCGTTATCCCGCGCTGGTCACGGACGTCCGCAATTTCGGTTTTTTCGTGGATGTGAGCGGACTGGCCATGAGCGGATTGGTTCCGCTTTCGACCCTGGCGGACGATTTCTTTCAATTCGACACGAACCGGAATCAGTTGGTCGGGCGGCGGACGCGCCGCGTTATCAAGCTCGGAGACCAGGTCGAAGTGCAGGTTGCCAAAGTGGATCGTTTCAAGAAGCAGGTGGATTTCCGGCTCGCGGGAACGGCGAGGGCTTCGACGGAATCTTTTTCAAAACCGCGCCGGGATAAATTTCAGCGGCGTCGTTAA
- a CDS encoding VOC family protein encodes MRPKKIWGNFAVKDVNITRKFYETLGFKPNRGYDRSPELTSFLFGDDEFVINFFLNESLKQALKGNLADLSKGNEIIFTLWADSREEADQWAMEVKHAGGRIFGKPEAFGEGYYGFVFADPDGHKWNVFHM; translated from the coding sequence ATGAGACCGAAAAAAATATGGGGCAATTTCGCCGTGAAGGATGTGAACATAACCCGGAAATTTTATGAGACACTGGGATTTAAGCCCAATAGAGGTTATGACCGTTCACCAGAGCTTACCAGTTTTCTGTTTGGCGATGATGAGTTTGTGATCAATTTCTTTTTAAATGAATCCTTAAAGCAAGCCCTTAAAGGCAACCTGGCTGACTTGAGCAAAGGAAATGAGATCATCTTTACTCTTTGGGCCGACAGCCGGGAAGAGGCAGACCAATGGGCCATGGAAGTGAAGCACGCCGGCGGCCGGATATTTGGCAAGCCGGAAGCATTTGGTGAAGGTTATTATGGCTTTGTGTTTGCCGACCCGGATGGGCACAAGTGGAATGTGTTTCATATGTAA